The genomic stretch AGATGTTGTCGCGCACGCTCAGATTGGGCGCGAGGCTGAGTTCCTGATGGATGATCGAGATGCCGCGGTCGCGGGCGTCGGAGGCCGAGGAGAAGGTGACGGACTGGCCGTCGAGCTCGATGCTTCCCGATGTCGGCGTCGTCACGCCGGACAGGATCTTCATCAATGTCGACTTGCCAGCACCGTTCTCGCCAAACAGCGTCGTGACCTTGCCGCGGTGGATGTCGAAATTGACCCCTTTCAGGGCATGCGTGCCGCCATAGGTCTTTACGATGTGGCGGGCCGCGAGCACGGTGTCGCCCGGCGCGGGCTCGAATTCGGGCGCTGCATTCATTGGACGCTCAGCTTCACCGGCGCGACCAGCCAGCCTTTGGGATTGATCAGCTTGAATACGCCGACGACCGAGATGGTCTTTCCGGTGATCTGGGTGTTGTCGATCGCCGATAGCACCTGCTTTTTCATCTCGTTGTTCAGGGCGGAGCCAGCGTTCTGATATTCGATCTGGTTGGTGAACTGGCCGAAGGTGATCGCGCCGGTGGCGTCGCGCAGATCGGTGCCGTTGATAGCCGGGCCGGTCTGGACCCGAACGACCAGATTGTCGGGGACGTCAGCGACCTTGACGGTGAAGATGCCCGACTTTCCCTCTCCAACGACGCCGGTGAACTTGACCGAGAATTCGGTGCCGACATTGGCCGGCACGCCATATTGCTTTTCCGCGGCCGCCTTGTCCTTGGCGATCGCCGCCGCCAGCGTGGGAGCATCGACGGCCCGCTGTTCCACGGCCGATTGCACGTTCGGAAATTCAGCCTTGCCGAACGCTTCCGGCGAAAACACCGCCTTGCGGGTGTCTTCGGCCGAGCCGATCGTGACGATCTTGGTGTCGAGGATCATCGCGCCCAGCAGCAACAGGATCGCGACGGCGACGATCACCCAGCGGACGCCTGGCGATCCTCGCCGGTTCATCGTGGTGGTTGCTGGCTGCGAACTCATGCTGTGACGACCTGTGTAGTGGCGGCGATCAGGGTTGGCATTTCGTTTCGTCGGCGCGAAGCACCGCATAAGCCGCTGTGCGGTCGGTCCGCCTGCATCAACCCCTCCCGCAGCATGCTCCTCCAGCGCAATCGACCATACATCGATGTGAAATTACCGTCAATAACTGTGATACTTTGCCGATAATGTAACATTCATATGACCGTGCGGCTGGCATTCGTTGAGTAATGCGACTGATTTTGTTGAATTTTTCCAAATCAACAATATCTCACAAGCGCTGTGATACGCTCGCTTTCAAGCCGGCAAGGAAGCTGTGCCGCGCTCAAGCCAGTTTGGCGCGATCGCTTGCGATTGGCGGGTGGAATTCCGCTTGCAGCCCCATCAAATTGGTGCCGTTGAGCTGTGTGACAACCGCATCGATTTCCTCGCCGGTTCTTTGCGGGTTCCAGCCGAGCGCCCGGCCGGCAACGATGGCGACCTGCTGCAAGTCGCCTGTCGTCAGGGAACCGCTGATGGCCAGGGTGGTGCGCCGCATGACGATATCGGCCAGATGTTCGACGAATTCGTTGCGAGCGATGTAGTCGATCTCCGACACGCTGTAGTCGCTCGAGTCCGGCAGGCGGTCCTCATTGCTCGATGCGCTCTGATGGCGGGCTATCCGCGACGCCTTGGTGCCATAGCGCGACAGCAGCAGGTCGAGGCGGGTCTCGTCGATGCCTGAAGCCGATGCGGTGTTGACCAGCCAGCTTGACCGCGCCGCTGTGTCGGTCGGAAAATCCCTGCCGCCGCCGATCGGCATCGAGCGTGTCGTCACCTTGCGGGCGCGGCCGAGACGATCAAGCACGGTCTCGGCGACTTCCTCGGCAAAACCGCGAAAGGTCGTCCATTTGCCGCCGATCAGCGAGATGATCGGGAATGGGCGCGATGGCTCGGGCTCCGCCACCGGCGCCGAATGGTCGCGGCTGATCAGGCCGGGAATTGCGGCGTCGGATGCGGGCAGGGGCCTGATGCCGCTATAGGCATAGACGATCTGCTCGCGTTCGAAACGCATGCCCGGCAACAGCGTGCGCACGCTCTCCAGCAGATAGTCGATTTCCGCCGGCTCGCAGCGGACCGTATCCGGATTGTCGGCCGCAAGATCCGTCGAGCCGACGAGCGCCTTGCCGAGATAGTCGTAGACAAGGCAGATGCGGCCATCATCGGCTTCGAAATACAGCATGCGCCCGGCCAAGCTTTGCACCAGCGCGTCGTGCTTCAGCAGGATGTGCGAACCCTTGGTGCCGCCGATCATCTTCGACGGGGCGCCGAGTGCTGCGTTGACTTGGTCGATCCATGGGCCGGCGGCGTTGACGACCAGCTTCGGCCGCAGCGAGAACGCGCCGCCGCCATTCTCCCGCCGGAAGGCCAGCACGCCGTTCGCGGAAGACACCAGCGCGGTGTAGTTGGCCGCGCTGGAGTTGGGATTGGCCTCCAGCCCATCGGCGATCAACTCGAGCACCAGCCGTTCGGGATGTGTGATCTTGGCGTCGTAATAGGTGCC from Mesorhizobium sp. NZP2077 encodes the following:
- a CDS encoding DUF2291 domain-containing protein, with protein sequence MSSQPATTTMNRRGSPGVRWVIVAVAILLLLGAMILDTKIVTIGSAEDTRKAVFSPEAFGKAEFPNVQSAVEQRAVDAPTLAAAIAKDKAAAEKQYGVPANVGTEFSVKFTGVVGEGKSGIFTVKVADVPDNLVVRVQTGPAINGTDLRDATGAITFGQFTNQIEYQNAGSALNNEMKKQVLSAIDNTQITGKTISVVGVFKLINPKGWLVAPVKLSVQ
- a CDS encoding glycerol-3-phosphate dehydrogenase/oxidase — its product is MTPTAESHHGSEQMTALPGDVDVVIFGAGINGAGLFRDLCAQGVSCCIVDKADFGSGTSAAPSRLIHGGLKYLETGEFGLVAQSTLERNLLLKNAPHYVSPLPTVIPIFSWGKGMWAALRTLLGSTSAPRSRGAILIKIGLMIYDFYGSRHRVMPRHRLVGRRQALRDMPALTGSIVATGTYYDAKITHPERLVLELIADGLEANPNSSAANYTALVSSANGVLAFRRENGGGAFSLRPKLVVNAAGPWIDQVNAALGAPSKMIGGTKGSHILLKHDALVQSLAGRMLYFEADDGRICLVYDYLGKALVGSTDLAADNPDTVRCEPAEIDYLLESVRTLLPGMRFEREQIVYAYSGIRPLPASDAAIPGLISRDHSAPVAEPEPSRPFPIISLIGGKWTTFRGFAEEVAETVLDRLGRARKVTTRSMPIGGGRDFPTDTAARSSWLVNTASASGIDETRLDLLLSRYGTKASRIARHQSASSNEDRLPDSSDYSVSEIDYIARNEFVEHLADIVMRRTTLAISGSLTTGDLQQVAIVAGRALGWNPQRTGEEIDAVVTQLNGTNLMGLQAEFHPPIASDRAKLA